TTACCACAACCGGATAACATTATTATACTCTGTTTACTTTCAAATCATCATAAGCAACTACAGCACAGCAAGAGTAACAGATGACAGATTTGTGATGGGCTGAGcatcaggtttaaaaagctcgattttgaaacatcaagtgcaTCAGAATAATAATCATATGAATCATCATTTGCTCAGCCCACATCAAGTGCAACTACTTCATCATTCTAGGTAAATTAAGATGTTGAATGACTAAAACTAGCATGCTATAATCATATGGTACTGGTTAAAAAAAATGTGAACAGAAGACTACACTTGAACGCATCACTTGCAATGCCTACTAGAAGGAGCAAGTGTATAGAAGAAAACAAACATTAGACAGGCTAGCCATCAGTCTTAAAAAGCTCGATTTTGTATTCCTCAAAGAAAACCTCGGGAATATGTTGTTTTAGCATCATCTGACCGGCCCATCATAAACACAACCCAAAAATTAACATCACATATGAGCAACTGCCATGGGTAAGACCTCTGATAGATTCATTGTGCTATGGATTTCAAATGACAAACAGAAGACACCTACGCAGGATGACCAACAACAACGGACTCTCACTAGATTAACCAAGCATCAGTTTTAAAAAGCTCGGTTTAAGATACATCAATGATGTGAAATCTCAGTAGCATCTCCTTGTAACATCATGTGCTCAGCTGACAAACGATTCAGATGCAACCCCTCTACATTATACACCACACCAACACACTGAGCTGCATATCTAGATACAAAAGAACAAGGCGGTATGCCGATGGCATGCTGGGCATCAGTTTTAAAAAGCTCGATTTTTAGATCATCAAGGACCGGAAAGGCCTCAGCGGTCTAAATGTTTCACATCCTCTGCTCagcacaccatcatcatcacGGGAATTCTTTCCTACCGTCTAAACAGAGAGCTACCCACAAAAACATAGCGACCCACAAAGCAAATGGGATCAAGCAGAGATTGAGGTGGGTACCTTCTCCGCAGGGGGACTTCCTGGTGGTGATGTTGAGCACCTTGGTGGGCATCCTGACGGGGCCCTTGACCTTGAGCTGCTTCTCCTTGGCGCCCTTCACCAGATCCGAGCACACTGCAAGACAACACGCGTCAGATCGGAGACGCACAAAGCGGGAGCGaacggggaggaagaggagggatcGGATGGGGCACAGACCCTTCTCGAGGTTCTTGACGGACTTGGAGGAGAGGGTGATGCGGATGCGGTGCTGCACCTCCTGGGTGCCCTCGAACCCGAGCTTGCCCGACTTCATGGGCGGCGCGTAGGCCAGCTCCGTCGCCATGGCTGCCGGTGGGGAGGATGGGAGGGAGGAGGCCGCGGCGCTGCGGGCGAGCTAGGGttgaggaggcggcggcggcggcgctgggggGTGGAGCTCGCTAGGTTTTGCTGGGCGCAGCGGGCGCTGCGCTTTATGTAGAGGAGGCTGTGCCTGTCTGTGGTGGGAGGAGGCATGGGCTTGGGCTTGGGCCTGGAATCTTGGCGGGCTTTCTGTGTTGGGCTGGGCCGCCCGTCGTAGAAGGAAAAGAGAGGTCGGGGAAAAAGACGCGGCCCAAGAAGCCGATcttaatcttcttcttcttctccaggAAACGCGCAGCCAGATCCTCAAAAACCAACAATAATTAAAAAAAAACAGTAGACTGACACAAGACTTTACAAAAGACAAATATGCTGGGTTGAGACTGACGCTCGCGAGATAAGTGCAGACAAATGGCTTATATTTATCCCCAAATTCTATTTATTCTGTCTGAGTTCATCGATTTGCATAGATCCATCTATTCTGCGAGTAGCTCAGCCAATTTGGGCCTCACAATTGAGTGACCGTATGAACTccattcgcaaaaaaaaaaaaaaaaaaaaggtgACAGAGAAGTCCTGAATGGTGAAAGTTACCCTGCGAAAATGGGGCAGCGCCCCAGTGGTTGGTCATTGCCCCcctggatgatgatgatgatgaacaAAATAAACAACTAAAAGCATACATCCTAGAAATGCCACTGCTCGACTCTGaattctgaaaaaaaatcagCAGCGCCTCCTCCAAGCAAAAAGGCATTCGGCCATTCGACCACCTGATATACATAGTTTCCCACGTTGCCAATCAATCAGATGATTCTAAGTCTCACCAAAACCGAAACCAAAATCTCACTGCAGGCAGGCCAGCAGAAATCA
This sequence is a window from Aegilops tauschii subsp. strangulata cultivar AL8/78 chromosome 7, Aet v6.0, whole genome shotgun sequence. Protein-coding genes within it:
- the LOC109764556 gene encoding small ribosomal subunit protein uS10; translated protein: MATELAYAPPMKSGKLGFEGTQEVQHRIRITLSSKSVKNLEKVCSDLVKGAKEKQLKVKGPVRMPTKVLNITTRKSPCGEGTNTWDRFEMRVHKRVIDLVSSPDVVKQITSITIEPGVEVEVTISDQ